In Citrus sinensis cultivar Valencia sweet orange chromosome 2, DVS_A1.0, whole genome shotgun sequence, a single genomic region encodes these proteins:
- the LOC102625567 gene encoding uncharacterized protein LOC102625567 isoform X2, whose product MLFLLTNSFLLRFETAISNPKSKNFFTSLRTRGSSMSSWACKKCTFLNSPSRKSTCQICLTPSSSFSPPSKSSVSVPTWSCKACTFLNPYNNTSCELCNTRAPVSGLSSFEDLTDPALDSELDSSVGSVFLPLQLKACTDDTTSGPSADNSESGAVSGSLKILSYNVWFREDLEMHPRMKTIGDLIQLHSPDIICFQEITPNIYDILCKSSWWKGYRCSVPNEMADSRGYFCMQLSKLQAKSFTCEPFRNSIMGRELCVAEVEVQGKKPLVVATSHLESPCPGPPTWDQMFSKERVEQAKEAINLLKKNPNVIFCGDMNWDDKLDGKFPLPDGWVDAWTELRPGENGWTYDTKSNKMLSGNRTLQKRLDRFICSLRDFKIIRIDMIGVEAIPGLLYVKEKKVRKEMQKLELPVLPSDHYGLLLTISNNIG is encoded by the exons ATGTTGTTCTTGCTAACGAATTCATTCCTACTGCGATTCGAAACGGCAATTTCAAAccctaaaagtaaaaatttttttacatcgCTCAGAACAAGAGGATCAAGTATGTCTTCATGGGCATGCAAGAAGTGCACGTTTCTAAACTCCCCATCGCGGAAATCAACTTGTCAAATTTGCCTCACCCcgtcttcttctttttctcctccTTCGAAGTCATCAGTCTCCGTTCCCACGTGGTCGTGCAAAGCCTGCACTTTTCTCAACCCTTACAACAACACAAGCTGTGAACTTTGTAACACAAGGGCTCCTGTCTCTGGCTTATCAAGTTTCGAGGACTTGACTGATCCGGCTCTTGATTCAGAACTGGATTCTTCTGTTGGGTCTGTTTTCTTGCCCTTGCAGTTGAAGGCTTGTACTG ACGATACTACGTCAGGTCCTAGTGCAGATAATTCAGAGTCAGGGGCAGTTTCCGGTTCATTGAAAATTCTGAGTTATAATGTTTGGTTCCGAGAAGACTTGGAGATGCATCCGAGAATGAAAACAATCGGTGACCTCATTCAACTGCATTCCCCGGATATCATATGTTTTCAG GAGATTACTCCGAATATATATGATATACTTTGCAAGTCCAGCTGGTGGAAGGGCTATCGTTGCTCTGTTCCCAATGAAATGGCAGATTCAAGGGGATACTTTTGCATGCAG TTAAGCAAGTTGCAGGCGAAATCCTTTACCTGTGAACCCTTCAGAAATTCGATAATGGGGAGAGAACTCTGTGTTGCTGAGGTTGAAGTTCAGGGAAAAAAGCCATTGGTTGTTGCCACCAGCCATCTTGAGAGTCCCTGCCCAGGCCCTCCCACGTGGGATCAGATGTTCAGCAAAGAACGTGTAGAACAGGCAAAGGAGGCTATCAATCTTCTTAAGAAGAATCCGAATGTGATCTTTTGTGGTGATATGAACTGGGATGACAAGCTGGACGGTAAATTTCCTTTGCCCGATGGATGGGTTGATGCTTGGACAGAATTAAGGCCAGGGGAAAATGGATGGACTTATGATACTAAGTCCAACAAGATGTTGTCAGGTAATCGTACACTGCAAAAGCGGCTAGACCGATTCATCTGCAGTTTGCGTGATTTCAAGATTATTAGAATTGACATGATTGGTGTGGAAGCAATACCAGGTCTATTGTATGTCAAAGAGAAGAAAGTGAGAAAAGAGATGCAGAAGTTAGAACTCCCTGTTTTGCCTAGTGATCATTATGGATTACTTTTAACAATCTCCAATAATATTGGTTAA
- the LOC112497301 gene encoding probable rhamnogalacturonate lyase B: MAITDAKQRIMPLPEDLLPGRGKQLIVPESVLLVNPINPDLKGEVDDKYQYSMDNKDGGLHGWISSGPIIGFWIIFPSHEFRNGGPTKQNLTVHTGPTCLAMFHGTHYIGNEILAHFQEGEAWRKVFGPIFVYLNSTSDASKAYNLWIDAKKQRLLQEAAWPYDFVSSPYYLTANERGSATGRFFVQDKFVSSSLIPAKYAYIGLSSARTEGGWQTESKDYQFWVQTDSKGNFTVKNVVPGVYGLHGWVPGFIGDYLDKALVTISAGSQTELGNLTYVPLRNGPTVWEIGFPDRTALGCYVPDVNPMYVNKLFLNSPEKYRQYGLWDRYTDIHPESDQVFTVGVNDPKKDWFFAHVDRRGPDNKYLPTTWTIKFHLDSIIKGTYNLRLAIASATRSDLEIFVNYIDQGHLVYQEMNLGMDNTVCRHGIHGLYQLFSIHVSSLLLIKGDNSMFLVQSRSGDPVCGVLYDYLRLEAPTSSFMI; this comes from the exons ATGGCAATCACAGACGCGAAGCAAAGAATAATGCCTCTGCCAGAGGATCTGCTTCCAGGCAGAGGCAAGCAGTTAATCGTGCCAGAGTCTGTATTGCTTGTAAATCCCATAAATCCTGATCTCAAAGGCGAG GTTGATGATAAATACCAGTATTCAATGGACAACAAAGATGGCGGACTTCATGGATGGATAAGTTCTGGCCCCATTATTGGGTTCTGGATCATCTTCCCTAGCCATGAGTTTCGAAATGGAGGTCCTACAAAGCAAAACCTCACCGTTCACACTGGCCCTACCTGCTTAGCT ATGTTTCATGGTACCCATTATATTGGGAATGAAATCTTAGCTCATTTCCAAGAAGGAGAAGCATGGAGAAAGGTGTTTGGCCCAATCTTCGTATACTTGAATTCAACCTCTGATGCATCAAAGGCATACAACTTGTGGATTGATGCCAAAAAGCAG CGGCTGCTTCAAGAGGCAGCATGGCCATATGATTTTGTGTCCTCACCTTATTATCTTACTGCTAACGAACGAGGTTCAGCTACTGGAAGATTTTTCGTCCAAGACAA GTTCGTTTCCAGTTCATTGATTCCGGCTAAATATGCATACATAGGTCTATCATCCGCAAGAACCGAAGGAGGATGGCAAACGGAGAGCAAG GATTATCAGTTCTGGGTACAAACAGATTCCAAGGGAAATTTCACCGTCAAGAATGTTGTCCCTGGAGTCTATGGACTCCATGGTTGGGTTCCAGGTTTCATTGGTGATTACCTTGACAAAGCACTTGTCACCATCTCTGCAG GGTCACAAACAGAACTTGGAAATTTAACCTATGTTCCCCTGAGAAATGGTCCGACCGTATGGGAGATTGGCTTCCCTGATCGTACAGCTCTAGGTTGCTATGTTCCTGATGTGAATCCAATGTATGTAAACAAGTTATTTCTTAACAGCCCTGAGAA GTACAGGCAATATGGCTTATGGGACAGATACACTGACATACATCCTGAATCTGATCAAGTTTTCACTGTAGGTGTTAATGATCCCAAAAAGGACTGGTTCTTTGCTCATGTAGACAG GAGGGGGCCAGATAACAAGTATCTTCCAACAACATGGACTATCAAATTTCATCTTGATTCTATAATCAAAGGAACTTATAATCTGAGGTTGGCTATAGCATCAGCAACTCGTTCTGATCTTGAG ATTTTTGTCAACTATATAGACCAAGGTCACCTGGTGTACCAAGAAATGAACCTGGGGATGGATAACACAGTTTGTCGGCATGGAATTCATGGACTGTACCAGCTATTTAGCATTCATGTTTCCTCGTTACTGCTCATAAAGGGAGATAACTCCATGTTTCTTGTACAGTCCAGGAGTGGAGATCCAGTTTGTGGAGTACTATATGACTATCTAAGGCTAGAAGCGCCTACATCTTCTTTCATGATATGA
- the LOC102625567 gene encoding uncharacterized protein LOC102625567 isoform X1, which produces MLFLLTNSFLLRFETAISNPKSKNFFTSLRTRGSSMSSWACKKCTFLNSPSRKSTCQICLTPSSSFSPPSKSSVSVPTWSCKACTFLNPYNNTSCELCNTRAPVSGLSSFEDLTDPALDSELDSSVGSVFLPLQLKACTGKRKIRDQDCDGDFDGFRGTNSVSIKDDTTSGPSADNSESGAVSGSLKILSYNVWFREDLEMHPRMKTIGDLIQLHSPDIICFQEITPNIYDILCKSSWWKGYRCSVPNEMADSRGYFCMQLSKLQAKSFTCEPFRNSIMGRELCVAEVEVQGKKPLVVATSHLESPCPGPPTWDQMFSKERVEQAKEAINLLKKNPNVIFCGDMNWDDKLDGKFPLPDGWVDAWTELRPGENGWTYDTKSNKMLSGNRTLQKRLDRFICSLRDFKIIRIDMIGVEAIPGLLYVKEKKVRKEMQKLELPVLPSDHYGLLLTISNNIG; this is translated from the exons ATGTTGTTCTTGCTAACGAATTCATTCCTACTGCGATTCGAAACGGCAATTTCAAAccctaaaagtaaaaatttttttacatcgCTCAGAACAAGAGGATCAAGTATGTCTTCATGGGCATGCAAGAAGTGCACGTTTCTAAACTCCCCATCGCGGAAATCAACTTGTCAAATTTGCCTCACCCcgtcttcttctttttctcctccTTCGAAGTCATCAGTCTCCGTTCCCACGTGGTCGTGCAAAGCCTGCACTTTTCTCAACCCTTACAACAACACAAGCTGTGAACTTTGTAACACAAGGGCTCCTGTCTCTGGCTTATCAAGTTTCGAGGACTTGACTGATCCGGCTCTTGATTCAGAACTGGATTCTTCTGTTGGGTCTGTTTTCTTGCCCTTGCAGTTGAAGGCTTGTACTGGTAAGAGGAAGATTAGGGATCAAGATTGTGATGGTGATTTTGATGGGTTTCGTGGTACTAACTCCGTGTCAATAAAGg ACGATACTACGTCAGGTCCTAGTGCAGATAATTCAGAGTCAGGGGCAGTTTCCGGTTCATTGAAAATTCTGAGTTATAATGTTTGGTTCCGAGAAGACTTGGAGATGCATCCGAGAATGAAAACAATCGGTGACCTCATTCAACTGCATTCCCCGGATATCATATGTTTTCAG GAGATTACTCCGAATATATATGATATACTTTGCAAGTCCAGCTGGTGGAAGGGCTATCGTTGCTCTGTTCCCAATGAAATGGCAGATTCAAGGGGATACTTTTGCATGCAG TTAAGCAAGTTGCAGGCGAAATCCTTTACCTGTGAACCCTTCAGAAATTCGATAATGGGGAGAGAACTCTGTGTTGCTGAGGTTGAAGTTCAGGGAAAAAAGCCATTGGTTGTTGCCACCAGCCATCTTGAGAGTCCCTGCCCAGGCCCTCCCACGTGGGATCAGATGTTCAGCAAAGAACGTGTAGAACAGGCAAAGGAGGCTATCAATCTTCTTAAGAAGAATCCGAATGTGATCTTTTGTGGTGATATGAACTGGGATGACAAGCTGGACGGTAAATTTCCTTTGCCCGATGGATGGGTTGATGCTTGGACAGAATTAAGGCCAGGGGAAAATGGATGGACTTATGATACTAAGTCCAACAAGATGTTGTCAGGTAATCGTACACTGCAAAAGCGGCTAGACCGATTCATCTGCAGTTTGCGTGATTTCAAGATTATTAGAATTGACATGATTGGTGTGGAAGCAATACCAGGTCTATTGTATGTCAAAGAGAAGAAAGTGAGAAAAGAGATGCAGAAGTTAGAACTCCCTGTTTTGCCTAGTGATCATTATGGATTACTTTTAACAATCTCCAATAATATTGGTTAA